From Paenibacillus sp. PL2-23:
CACAACAAAGTTGATGCCTGTCGCGAGCGAGCCGATACCGGATATCTGAATGCCCCATATATAGAAGTCCTGCCCGACCCCCGGACTGCCTAACAGCCCCGAAAGAGGCGGATAGGCGAGCCAGCCGGCATCCGGCGAACCGCCGATGATGAACGACACGTTGAACAGCATAGCCCCGAAGAAGAACATCCAGAAGCTGAGGGAGTTCAGGAACGGGAAGGCGACGTCGCGCGCGCCGATCTGCAGCGGCACGACGATATTGAACAAGCCGAACATAAGCGGCATAGCCATGAACAGGATCATAATGACGCCATGCGTCGTGAATATAGCGTTATAGTGGTCGGCGTGCAGGAACTCCAGCTCTGGCGCAGCGAGCTGCACACGCATGAGCAAGGCGTCGACGCCGCCGCGGAACAGCATCAGGATGGAGGCGATAATGTACATGATGCCGATCTTCTTATGATCGACAGACGTCAGCCATTCCGTCCAGAGCCAGCGCCATTTTTTGAAATAGGTCAAGGTAAAGATGATGGCGATAAGCGTTAGTCCGATCGATACTTGCGCGCCGAGAATAAGCGGGTCGCCCGTAACGAAAAACTCGGATGCAAAATCTTTGATTTTATCCCACATGCTGTGTACTCCTTTCGTTAACGGACCGGATTAATGCTCAGCGGCTTGGCCGTGATGCGCATGCGCGCCGCTGCTGCCTTCCTCGACGTACTGGGTCACAATGTGCTCGAACAAGCCTTCAGGGAAGCTGGAGAACAATTGCACGTTGGATGGTCCGGGCTCAGTCAGCTCTTCATAGACGTTCATTGTGAGGGCAGGAGCGCTGCTTTTCACTTCCTGTACCCATGCCTCATATTCCTCTTGCGAGACGGCATCGGCATCGAAGGTCATTTGGGCAAAGTCCATGCCATTGAAGTTAGCGCCGGAGCCGTAATAAGTGCCCTGCTCGTCAGCTTGCAGATACAAGGTCATCGCCATGCCCGACATGGAGTAGAGCTGGCCGCCAAGCTGCGGAATCCAGAAGGAGTTCATCGCCGTGTCCGAGGTGAGCTGGAACCGGATCGGTGTGTCCTCAGGAAATTTGACATAATTGACGGTAGCGATATTTTCGCCGGGGTATTTGAACAGCCATTTCCAATCCATCGAGGTGACCTGAATCGTAATCGGCGCCTTCTCGGAGGCGATGGGCTTGGAAGGCTCCAGCTTGTACGTGTAATAGACGGTAACGCCTGCCAGAATCACAATAATAACAATCGGTATGCTCCACCACGTCACCTCGAGCTTCGTATTGTGCTCCCACTCCGGTGCGTATTTCGCTTTCCTGCCGGGGCGGTCCCGATAGCGCCAGACGATGACAGCGGTCAGGATAAGCACGGGCACGATGATGATCGCGCACAGCAGGGTTGTAATAATGATCAGATCCTTCTGTGATTCGCCAATCGGCCCCTTGGGATCGAGCACGATATATTGCTCGCTGCTGCAGCCTGAAATCACGGCAACCATCGTCAGGAAGAGAGCTGTTGCCAGCATTCGATAATAACGTCTCATTGCGAATCCACTCCTCGCATTCATTAGCTTGTGAATAATGTAACAAATCCTTGAGCGAATAACATCAGGGTCCGGCACGATGTAAACAATTTGACGAAGTTCCGACAAAGTTTAGTCACGAGCCGGTCACGAGTTAGACATATGAATGAATTTGCCATGGTAAAAAATCATAAAAAAACGCCCGAACAGCGCATCCCTTCGGGAAGCAGGCTTTGATCTGATCGGACGGGCCGTTGCTGGCTTGACAGCTGGGCCAACATCATTCTATTACCGCAGCGGGAAGCTTTTGAATCTAAGTAATAGGAAGTTTGGCGATAACGGCCTGGCTTGGGGCTAATGTGCGAGCCCTCAGAGGACAAAAAAAGGCTGTCTGCAATCACCTGCTGAAAGCCAGGTCATTGCGACAGCCTTTCCTGCCTAAGGGCATGGAATCGAGTAATGCTTATTCCAATGTTTGGTCTTTCGATTTGTTCAGCTCGGATTTCCAAGCGTGAACGAGTCCGATTGCGGTGCCGATCACGTAGATGTGAACACTGCCGACCAAAAATCCGATGCCGACCATTAAACCTATATTCTTGTCGCTGAAGTGACTGAGGTTAACGAGGCAAAGGACGAAACCGATCGCAAGCACGCCCCAAGCGATAGCGGTCATCACATTCACCAGGCGCTTGACGTCGGATTTGGAAGGTCCTGCTTGGCTGATTGTTACCGTTTTTGTCGTCATATCGAACACTCCTAAACATTAATGATGAAGGTACAGTGGGATCTGCGAGCAGATCAAACAAGACTTGTAAGTGCTTTCTTGCTCTTACTATACCACATTTTATGAGGTGTGTTCAAAGAATTTTCACTTTTTGAACATAAATTAGACAAAAAAGTTGGTTTGCCAAGCAGGTTGGTCGTATGCACCCGTTCAAAATGTCACCCGTCTTCGCAGTAGCGTGCGCCTTTGAAGGATCGTTCAAAATCGGATCGGTGAGCTGCGTCGCAGGGGATTTGAACGAAAAATCGTTCAAAGTAGCCCCCGCCAGAGCAGTAACGCCAGCCTTTGAACGAAGGATCGTTCAAAGTGCCCGCTCACGCGGCCTCGCCTGCTAGTCGGTCCACCAGCGCTTCAGGTCCTCCCACCACGAGTGGTGCGACTTGCCCCCGTCGTGCGCCTCTGCCCCGCCCCTGCCAGTGCCGCCGCCAGCTTTGCCGCTGTCGCTGGATGGATCCGCCGCGCCAGCTTCCCGGTCTGTGCCGCATACCTCCGTCGGCTCCGTGCCGGCGAGGAACGCTTCCAGCCGGCGATCCGGACAGGTTGCCGCCGCGAGCTTGCCGGATGCGGGGTCGACGAATACATGCACGACACCCTCCGGCATGGGAAAGTACTTCGGTGGAACAGCGGACAGCGCGCCTTCGATGAAGGCGGCGAAGATGGGCGCGGCGCGGCGCGCCTCCGCCACGCTTAGCTTGCGGTCCTTGTCATAGCCGACCCAGACCGCAGCGGCCAGCTCCGGCGTATAGCCCACCAGCCACGCGTCCGTCGCAGTAGTGCCTGTCTTGCCCGCGACGGGACGTTTGATCGCGGCGGATACGCGGTGGGCGGTGCCGCCCTCGTCGAACACGCTCTCCAGCAAGCTCGTCATCACGTAAGCTTCCGCCGGGGTGATGACCTGCTCCTCACGAGGTTTGGCCTCATAGAGGACATTGCCCTTGCGGTCCTCGATCTTCAGAATCGCAACAGGTTCGACGAGAACGCCCTTATTGGCGAAAACTCCATAAGCGGAGGCCATCTCGAACGGGCTCACGGGGTATGTGCCCAGGGCCAGCGACGGTACAGGGTCCATGGGACTCCGAACGCCAAGCTTTCTGGCCGTCTCGATAACCTTATCTGCTCCAACGGTCATAATGGTGTTCACCGCATAGATATTATCGGAGCCGCTAATGGCAGTCCGCATGTCGATATAATCGTCGGCATAGTTGTCTCCATAATTATGCGGCTCATACGTCTTGCGGCCCTCGTCGTAGCTGAACACGGTCGGCTCGCTCTTGAAGCGGGTTACCGGCGACATGAAGCCGCTCTGCAGAGCGGTCAAATACAGGAACGGCTTGAACGACGAGCCTGGCTGCCTTGTCGACGCGAAGACGCGATTGTATTGATTGTTGGGATAGTCGCGTCCCCCCACCATTGCTTTGATATGCCCGTTGCGCGGATCGATGGCGATGAGCGCCGCCTGCTCCTTGGAGCTTGCCGGCACGGCTTGCTTAATGGCTTCCTCAGCCGCCGCCTGCGTTCCTTGGTCGAGCGTTGTATAAATCGTAATGCCGCCTTCGTTCAGCAGCTTCTCATCAATGCCGTATTTGTCCACGGCCAGCCACCGGATATAGTCACGGAAGTAAGGGGCGAAGCCGGCCTCCTCCGCATTCATCGGCTGGAAGGCAAGCACCTCCGCATAGGCGGCCTCCGCTTGCTCGCTCGTAATCGAGCCGCCCTCCTTCATCGCCTCCAGAATCAGATACTGCCGGTCCTTGGCGTTCTTCATATTCAGGTAAGGCGAATAATATTTGGGCCCCTTCGGTATGCCGGCAAGCATTGCGCTTTCGGCCAGCGACAGCTCCGAGGCATGCTTGTCAAAATACATCATAGCCGCAGCCTCAATGCCATAAGAGCCGTGGCCGTAATAAATCTGATTCAGATACATGCCGAGAATGTCGTCTTTGCTGAATTTCATCTCAAGCTGTGCGGTGTACATCGCCTCCTTGAGCTTGCGCTGCCAGGTTCTCTCATGCGACAAATAGAGGTTGCGCGCCAGCTGCTGAGTCAACGTGCTGGCCCCTTGTCTTGCAGACATGCTCTGCACATTCACGACAACGGCTCGCGCCATCCCCTTCAAATCGAAGCCCGTGTGATCGTAGAAGCGGCGGTCCTCGATCGCCAGCGTGGCGTCGATCACATGATGCGAAATGTCGCCAAGAGCAACCGAGCGGCGATTCTCTCCTGCGTGGAAGGTATCAATGATATTGCCTTCTATATCGAGCATTTGGGACGTTTGGCTGATGGTGGAGACGGGCAGCGTGCCGGTACGGACGTAGAAATATAAACCGGCTATCGCAACGAAGGCGACAAGCCCGGCCAAGCCGGCCCAAGCCAGCCATCTGCGAAGCTTCAAGCGCAAGTGGAGGAAGCGCTCATTCAATAAGGGGAACGCCAGGCGGCGCCGCAGCTTGCCTTGCCCGCCGGGAGAGGATTTCGATGACTTGGTCATGCGGCAGACTCCCTTCCGCGTGTTGCTGTCTTTTTCTTAGTATGGAAAAATGCGGCACGACCTATTCATCGGAATGGACGAAACGGGGCAGCGTCTCAAGCTGCTGTAGAAGGCTAACCTTGGATTAGGTAAATATTTGGTGTAGAGAGGGGCGGAATGGTTGCTTTTTCCCCATGAAATACTATAATACAACTTGAAGCACTGACGGAAAGAAGGGATCAATCGACATGGAATTATGGTATACCGAGAAACAGACTGAAAGCTTCGGCATTACGGCGAAGATTACAAAAAGCTACGTACATGAGCAAACCGAATTTCAACAGCTGGATATGATCGAGACCGAGGAGTTCGGCACGATGCTGGTGCTCGACGGCATGGTCATGACGACTGTGAAGGACGAGTTCGTCTACCATGAGATGGTGGCGCATCCCGTGCTGTTCACGCATCCCAATCCGGAGCACGTGCTTGTTGTAGGCGGCGGCGACGGCGGCGTTATCCGCGAGGTCATGAAGCATCCCAAGGTGAAGAAGGCTGTGCTCGTTGATATCGACGGCAAGGTCATCGAATATTCCAAGAAATACCTGCCGACAATCGCGGGCGAGCTGGACAATCCGCGTGTCGAGGTGCTGGTGAATGACGGCTTTATGCACATCCACGATCATAAGAATACATACGACGTCATTATGGTCGACTCCACTGAGCCTGTAGGTCCTGCTGCCAACCTGTTCACTCGCGGCTTCTACCAAGGCATCTACGAGGCGCTTAAGGAAGACGGCATCTTCGTAGCTCAGACGGACAACCCGTGGTTCAAGGCTGACCTGATCCAGAGCGTCAATCGCGACGTGAAGGAAGTATTCCCGATTGTTCGCGTCTACGGCGCGAACATCCCGACGTATCCGTCCGGTCTGTGGACGTTCACGATGGGCAGCAAGAAGCATGATCCGCTGCAAGTGGACGAGTCGTCCATTCCAGAGCTGGATACGAAGTATTACACGCCGCGCCTGCACAAGGCCGCGTTCATTCTTCCGAAGTTTGTTGAGGATTTGGTGAAGTAATCAAGGCGCCATTTCACGACCTGCCCCCACATGAGAGCCTTCCGCTCGGCTAAGCGCCGAGCAGGGCTCTTTTTCTTTTTGCTGGGGAGATGATGAGGGGCTGCAGCTAGTTTGTTCCGCGCGGAGAGGTATATACTAGAGCTACTTAAATGCAGAGCTGCTTCAATTCGGCTTGGAGCAAGCGTGGAGGGAAACGAAGAATGGCGACCGGCGAATATGTCAAAATATTAATCGTAGACGATGAGGTGCTGATCCGCCAAGGCGTCAAGCACTTCATGAACTGGGAGCAGGAGGGCTTCCAGATCGTAGGCGAGGCGTCGAATGGGGAGGAGGCGCTGGAGCTGATCCAGAGACTGCGTCCGCATATTGTGCTGACGGATATTGTAATGCCTGTCATGGATGGCGAGGAGCTGACGAGGCAAATCAAGCAGCAGTATCCAGAAATCGAGATCATCATACTCAGCAGCTTCGGCGAATTCGATTACGTGCGCTCCACCTTCCAGAGCGGCGTAGCGGATTACATCCTGAAGCCGAAGCTGGATATTCAGCATCTGCTGACCGTTCTGAAGCTGACGGCGGAGAGGATACCTGCTCTTGCGGCAGGTCAGAGCGGCGTTGTGCAGAGCGCTGCAAGCGGGCAAGAGGCGAAGGCGACCCGCGGGGGCGTCTATTCGCCATCTGTAGAGCGCCTTCTGGAGCGGCTGATGTCAGGGTACGAAGCGGATGCGGTAACTGAGGAGATAACGGCTTTGTTCCCTTACGCATTATTTCGAATAGCGGGGATAGATACAAGGGGGCTCCCGAATGGCGGCGCGCATGAATGGAGCCAGCTGATGGAGAGCTGCAAGTCGCTGCTGCCGGGCGCTGTCATCCATGAGCTTCCAGAGGACGGGGCTATTCGGGCCTGCTTCATTAATGGTGATGCAGCCTCGATGGAGCGCCTTGAGGCAGCTGTTGCTGATTCGCTGCGCCGGCAGTCTTCCGAGA
This genomic window contains:
- the cyoA gene encoding ubiquinol oxidase subunit II — encoded protein: MRRYYRMLATALFLTMVAVISGCSSEQYIVLDPKGPIGESQKDLIIITTLLCAIIIVPVLILTAVIVWRYRDRPGRKAKYAPEWEHNTKLEVTWWSIPIVIIVILAGVTVYYTYKLEPSKPIASEKAPITIQVTSMDWKWLFKYPGENIATVNYVKFPEDTPIRFQLTSDTAMNSFWIPQLGGQLYSMSGMAMTLYLQADEQGTYYGSGANFNGMDFAQMTFDADAVSQEEYEAWVQEVKSSAPALTMNVYEELTEPGPSNVQLFSSFPEGLFEHIVTQYVEEGSSGAHAHHGQAAEH
- a CDS encoding PBP1A family penicillin-binding protein, with product MTKSSKSSPGGQGKLRRRLAFPLLNERFLHLRLKLRRWLAWAGLAGLVAFVAIAGLYFYVRTGTLPVSTISQTSQMLDIEGNIIDTFHAGENRRSVALGDISHHVIDATLAIEDRRFYDHTGFDLKGMARAVVVNVQSMSARQGASTLTQQLARNLYLSHERTWQRKLKEAMYTAQLEMKFSKDDILGMYLNQIYYGHGSYGIEAAAMMYFDKHASELSLAESAMLAGIPKGPKYYSPYLNMKNAKDRQYLILEAMKEGGSITSEQAEAAYAEVLAFQPMNAEEAGFAPYFRDYIRWLAVDKYGIDEKLLNEGGITIYTTLDQGTQAAAEEAIKQAVPASSKEQAALIAIDPRNGHIKAMVGGRDYPNNQYNRVFASTRQPGSSFKPFLYLTALQSGFMSPVTRFKSEPTVFSYDEGRKTYEPHNYGDNYADDYIDMRTAISGSDNIYAVNTIMTVGADKVIETARKLGVRSPMDPVPSLALGTYPVSPFEMASAYGVFANKGVLVEPVAILKIEDRKGNVLYEAKPREEQVITPAEAYVMTSLLESVFDEGGTAHRVSAAIKRPVAGKTGTTATDAWLVGYTPELAAAVWVGYDKDRKLSVAEARRAAPIFAAFIEGALSAVPPKYFPMPEGVVHVFVDPASGKLAAATCPDRRLEAFLAGTEPTEVCGTDREAGAADPSSDSGKAGGGTGRGGAEAHDGGKSHHSWWEDLKRWWTD
- the speE gene encoding polyamine aminopropyltransferase, with protein sequence MELWYTEKQTESFGITAKITKSYVHEQTEFQQLDMIETEEFGTMLVLDGMVMTTVKDEFVYHEMVAHPVLFTHPNPEHVLVVGGGDGGVIREVMKHPKVKKAVLVDIDGKVIEYSKKYLPTIAGELDNPRVEVLVNDGFMHIHDHKNTYDVIMVDSTEPVGPAANLFTRGFYQGIYEALKEDGIFVAQTDNPWFKADLIQSVNRDVKEVFPIVRVYGANIPTYPSGLWTFTMGSKKHDPLQVDESSIPELDTKYYTPRLHKAAFILPKFVEDLVK